The sequence tttttactgttctaattatgttggtaaccagtttataatagcaataaggcacccttAATAAGGGCAAATTATATTTTCCTCATGCCACATATTCCAATTCCTTTATGTCATGTCATAGCTtgcaataattattattttgagTAAACactaagcgcggaaatcgactctgccgcttgagcatgcttttgcggcacagtcgatagcgcgccggactccCTGCtgtgtcagaagtgatcggacctttcatccacgacagtgcgtgtgcttggccggtgagagtcgcaagctagcgcgaggacgcgctttttgaaaggagggagtagtgtaacgaccctgggtttataagcgcggaaatcgagcacgagcatgcttttgcggcacagtcggacctcgggctagaaggtcgagggttcgagacctgctccctgcctgtttcattacaatattttcctgcaacccacctcacccaatgtggtacggatctgctatttttatactttagaatcggaacccccatcagaagctagccagctaactagctactagtcagtcagttagccactgctagcggtcttccCCGTTAACTCGaacaccagccagcttcagctcggtcaatacctgccagtctgcacagcgcgttatcaacccagagcatattgggctgctttttctctacctcatcaccggattcctgccgcaagtCCTGgtccattacaccggatcatcgcagctagctagctgcattcgagTGGCTACTgctggctaacgcctctgtcccggaGTAAGCAACcggttagccttgagctagcctcgagctaggcccatctcctggctagccgaagaggtctaccagctaattcttgggctataatacctcttttgccaattggcctggaacctttattgccgacacagagccccacCGATCCATCACGATTGGTCTGCCAACAGGAATTgtccgaggtggtttcaacaggcttttcctGTTGCGACGACGCCGAAGGCCCACCTGCTAGCCCGGGCCCTTaagctgtctgaatcgctgtgtctccagctcgcctagcatagtagcgactaccgaacggctccctgactcacctattgatgctcattggaccctatgatcactcggctacacatgcctctccctaatgtcagtATGCCTTCTCTATTGCTGTTTAGGTTAgttattattgtcttatttcactgtagagcccccaacCCTGcccaacatgccttagatagccctTTTGTCCCACCTCGCACaaatgcggtgacctcacctggcttaactggtgcctctagagacaaaacctctctcatcgtcactcaatgcctaggtttatctccactgtactcacatcctaccatacccttgtctgtacattatgccttgaatctattcttccacgcacaaaaatctgctccttttactctctgttccgaacgcactagacgaccagttcttatagcctttagccatacccttatcctactcctcctctgttcctctggtgatgtagaggttaacccaggccctgcagtccCCAGCACCACTTCTATTCCCCAggagctctcatttgttgacttctgtaactgtaaaagccttggtttcatgcatgttaacatcagaagcctcctccctaagtttgttttattcactgctttagcacactccgctaACCCTGATATCCTaactgtgtctgaatcctggcttaggaaggccaccaaaaattcagaaatttccatccccaactacaacattttccgaccagatagaactgccaaagggagcggagttgcaatctactgcagatatAGCCTGCAtggttctgtcatactatccaggtctgtgcccaaacaattcgagcttctacttttaaaaatccacctttcaagaaacaagtctctcaccattgccactgtaacagtataactttaaaccgtcccctcgccccgacacgggcgcgaaccagggaccctctgcacacatcaacaacggtcgcccacgaagcatcgttacccatcgctccacaaaggccacggcaaggggaaaccctacttaaagtctcagagcaagtgacgtaactgattgaaatgctactagcgcgtactcgctaactagctagccatttcacatccgttacactcacccccctttcaacctcctccttttccgcagcaaccagtgatccgggtcaacagcatcaatgtaacagtataactttatggcgtcccctcgccccgacccgggcgcgaaccagggaccctctgcacacatcaacaacagtcacccacgaagcgtcgttacccatcgctccacaaaagccgcggcccttgcagagcaaggggaaaccctacttaaagtctcagagcaagtgacgtaactgattgaaatgctactagcgcgtacccgctaactagctagccatttcacatccgttacactcacccccctttcaacctcctccttttccgcagcaaccagtgatccgggtcacggcaccaatgtaacagtataactttaaaccgtcccctcgccccgacacgggcgcgaaccagggaccctctgcacacatcaacaacggtcgcccacgaagcatcgttacccatcgctccacaaaggccacggcaaggggaaaccctacttaaagtctcagagcaagtgacgtaactgattgaaatgctactagcgcgtacccgctaactagctagccatttcacatccgttacaccacttgttatagacccccctcagcccccagctgtgccctggataccatatgtgaattgattgaccaccatctatcttcagagttcatactgttaggtgacctaaaccgggatatgcttaacaccccggccgtcctacaatctaagctagaggccctcaatctcacacaaatgatcaaggaacctaccaggtacaaccctaaatccgtaaccatgggcaccctctagatatcatcctgaccaacttgcaacttcaaccaggatctcagcgatcactgcctcattgcctgcgtccgtaatgggtccgcggtcaaacgaccacacctcatcactgtcaaacgctccctaaaacacttcagcgagcaggcctttctaatcgacctggcccgggtatcctggaaggatattgacctcatcctgtcagtagaggatgcctggttgcgctttaaaagtgctttcctcaccatcttaaataagcatgccccattcaaaaaatctagaactaagaacagatatagcccttggttcaccccagacttgactgcccttgaccagcacaaaaacatcctgtggcgttctgcattagcatcgaatagtccccgcgatatgcaactttcagggaagtcaggaaccaatatacacagtcagttaggaaagctaaggctagcttcttcaaacagaaatttgcatcctgtagcactaattacaaaaagttttgggacactgtaaagtctatggagaataagagcacctcctcccagctgcccactgcactgaggctaggaaacactgtcaccactgataaatctacgataatcaatcatttcaataagcatttttctatggcgggccatgctttccacctggccacacctaccccggccaacagctctgcagcaacttgcccaacccccccccccccttctccttcaaccaaatccagacagctgatgttctgaaagagttgcaaaatctggatccttacaaatcagctgggctagacaatctggacactcactttctaaaattatcagctgaaattgttgcaacccctattactagcctgttcaacctctctttcgtatcgtctgagatccccaaagattggaaagctgctgcggtcatccccctcttcaaagggggagacactctagaccaaaactgttatagaccgacagttgaagtcggaagtttacatacaccttagctaaatatatttaaactcagtttttcacaattccttacatttattggcccattcctcctgacagagctggtgtaactgagtcaggtttgtaggtctcttGCTCACACatgatttttcagttctgcccacaaatgttctataggattgaggtcagggctttgtgatggccactccaataccttgactttgttgtccttaagccattttgccacaactttggaagtatgcttagtgtcattgtccatttggaagaccatttTGCGACcaatcatcatctgcacatctatcactccagtgttaatgctaaattgtaattctttcgttcgccactatggcctatttattgtccacctccctaatcttctacatttggacacactgtacatatatctttatattgtgttattgactgcgtTTGTTTAGGTGTaactctttgttgttgtttttgtcgcaatgctttgctttatcttgaccaggtcgcagttgtaaatgagaacgtgttctcaactggcctacctggttaaatataggtgaaataaaaaatgtaaaagatgCTATTTTTAGCTTGGGTAGCTAAGTATACATCTTCTGACCAGTTCCCTACGCTCAAACATTCAGTAGTTTCTCAGTGGCTCAAGCCATGAATTGACCCTTGCCTCTCCATCTTCAGAGGATGCAGCTTTCAAAGACTTGGCCTCTATTGTTTTACCTGTCATGTTTGTTTTTGCTGTTGAACCGCTTTGAGATTCTATGAAACCACTTTGAATCTCTTTGAGCGCTATGAAAAGCGCTATGGAAATTATAATACATTATtcttactttgtggctgtggtaacgaCGAGATGTTGATTTCGAGCCAACCACAGAACGCTGCAGAGCTGATGGCGGGCAACCACGGACTGTCTATCACGCGGGAGGTTTAAACAGTCCTGCTTGGGTTCAGAGAAGTAAAGTTGGCGTCTTACTTGTTTACTTTTTCTATTAATTTATACCACCGATTTTTGGGTTGCCTATTTCAGCAATTACTTGGGGAGATGTCACACGAAAGGTATGTTATAGAATTCACAACCATATCTACATTTTTGAGATGTTGATTGCTTGGTATGGGTGGGAGCATTCTAGAATGCAGTGCGAATTGTTCCAGCTTGGCATTTGTTAACGATTCGTCGTGCAATGCAGGACTCAAATGAAAATAGTCATTATTGTTCATGATAAGGGCACAAGTACAGTTCGAGCAAAAATATAGCCGATAATACCAAAAATGCATTGGCAGACACAACAATCGAACGCACGCGCTCTCAACACGAGGAGGAGGCTAGCACATCGGAATTGTATCATTTACGTTCTAAAACAACTTTATAGCTAGGAACACTAATGTAAAACTGTATTGCATAGCTACGTCTTTTTTTGGAGTGATATGgcgatttttttttggggggggggttgagattAGCTACTAAAATGGAACGCCCGCAAACATTATGGCGGGCATTCATTTACATTGTAGCGAGAGAACGTGAACTATCTAACTACACTTTGCTAATTAACTACATTGTGTCACATCCCGGGTAATACAACATGCTCACAAAGATGGGTTGGTacaatttgtggaacgttccaacaggaatctgtaacaaaaacttcgtaaataacacggttgccaacaaacaacgcgTACAAAGTTGTGTAGCGGCCGAATAAGATGCAAATCAATTCACCttcggttagcagatgttaatgcagtgtagcgaaatgcttgtgcttctagttccgacaatgcagtaatatctaacaagtgatctaacaattccccagcaactacctaatacacacacatctaaagggatggaatatgtATATATGTGGCCGAGCatcataggcaaggtgcaatagatggtataaggtacagtatatacatatgagttgAGTAACGTaagatatgttaacattattaaagtggcattgtttaaagtgactagtgatccatttattaaagtggccagtgatatgAGTCTCtttgtaggcagcagcctctctgagttagtgattgctgtttagcagtctggtggccttgagattgaaaaacagcttctatctcttggtcccagctttgatgcccctgtactgacctcgccttctggatggtagcggggtgaacaggctgtggctcgggtggttgttgtccttgatgatcgggtgctgtaggtgtcttggagggcaggtagtttgccccggtgatgcgttgtgcagaccgcaccaccctttggagagccttgctgttgagggcggtgcagttgctgtaccaggtggtgatacagctcgacaggatgctctcgattgtgcatctgtaaaggtttgtcagggttttaggtgacaagccactgTTGCGCCGCCTTCAGCACACCCTCTTTGTGGGTGGACactttcagtttgtctgtggtgtgtacgcagaggaacttaactttcctcCTTCTCCAgtactgtcccttcgatgtggataagtgggtgctctctctgctgtttcctgaagtccacgatcatctcctttgttttgttgacgttgagtgagagtttgttttcctgacaccacactccgagtgccctcaccacctccctgtaggctgtcttgtcattgttggtaatcaagcccattactgttgtgtcgtctgcaaacctgatgattgagttggaggtgtgcatggccacgcagtcatgggggaacaaggagtacaggagagggctgagcacacacccttgtgaggccccagtgttgaggatcagcgaagtggagatgttgtttcctacattcaccacctgtgggcggcccgtcagaaagtccaggacccaattgcacagggcggctttgagacccagggcctccagcttaatgatgagcttggagggtactatggtgttaaattctgagctgtagtcaaagatACTGGGTAGGGAGTGGGCTATTTCATTAAGTTTTTCACTCACCAcgtttattctgaaaaatgtctctcctcactctggtagcctgttgacaaacattaagaataagctacgtggtgagttgatgcctattcggcagctagttagctaggtgaattgatcattctactttgtatgcgttgttttTTGGCAACCTTGTACTTTACAAAGTGTTTggacagattcctgttggaacgttccacaaattatactcACCCCACAAAGATTTCTGTTTTTATCATTGTCCCATTATTTTTGTATCAGGTCTTTGCAGGAGTTTCCCTGCCTGAATGAGAATTTGGAGGGATCGATGCTGTCCCTCTCACAGAAGAGAAAATGGAAAAAGAGACAGTACTTTGGCGAATGTCTGGACACGGAGACCACCCCTCACGAGCTCATTCAGCAGTGGTCACCACCTCACAAGCAGCGGGTGGTCTGCAAGGGCAAAGAGAACGAGGATAACCAGTTGGTGCTTGCCAGGCGACCAAGGACAAGGATGGAGTTTTCAGGTGTGTATAGCCATGTGTTGGGAGGAATACAACAAGCTTAGAAAAACGTAGCTAATTATCTGGAATTCTTAAGAATTATTCTGTTTCAGGGAAGTCACTATTTGAGCAAGTTATTGATTGTTTGACGTTGTTTTTATGGCAGGCTTGTCCTGGGACAGTCTCCCAGATGAGTTGCTGTTGGGAATCCTGTCCTGCCTCCCTCTGCAGGACCTTCTCAGGATGTCCCGGGTCTGCAAGCGCTGGCATCGCTTGGCGTAAGTCTTTGACCATTCAACTGTCTTTTTAAACTACTTACATAGTACATTGTGGTATTTCTGCTTGAACATCTTAGATATCACACTGTTTTTCTAACACAGGTAAATAGATCAGCAAAATATATCGGAGTATGTCATTAAATCTCTACATGTTTTTGTGCCTGGCAGGTTTGATGAGTCTCTGTGGCATAGTGTGGATCTGGTAGGGAAAGCCCAGCTAGATCAAGCTCTTGGGCAGATGCTTACGGTTGGAGTACTGGGTCTGCGCTGCCCCCATACCTGCATTGGAGAACCATGTTTCACccacacacagtgagtccatacaTATAATGGGGATACAGAGGTATCTGTTGTAGGTGAACACAGACAATTCTATTTGTCTTATGTAATTTTGTCTGTTATTTCAGACACCTGCATGTCCATCACATGGATCTCTCCAGCTGCACTGTCACAACCCCGGTTCTAGATGACATCATCTCCCGTTGCAGGCTGCTAGAGAATCTAAGCTTGGAGGGACTG is a genomic window of Salvelinus alpinus chromosome 18, SLU_Salpinus.1, whole genome shotgun sequence containing:
- the skp2 gene encoding S-phase kinase-associated protein 2 isoform X2; this encodes MSHERSLQEFPCLNENLEGSMLSLSQKRKWKKRQYFGECLDTETTPHELIQQWSPPHKQRVVCKGKENEDNQLVLARRPRTRMEFSGLSWDSLPDELLLGILSCLPLQDLLRMSRVCKRWHRLAFDESLWHSVDLVGKAQLDQALGQMLTVGVLGLRCPHTCIGEPCFTHTQHLHVHHMDLSSCTVTTPVLDDIISRCRLLENLSLEGLELSDNIVHSLSQNTELVRLNLCGCSGFSPDSLSQILKSCLRLEELNLSWCDFSTDHVKAVVSNIPSNITQLNLSGYRQNLTMEDVKDLVERCPNLVNLDLSVLMTSSSFPILQQLQSLRHLALSRCYQIHPAALADFEKFPELQTLEVYGLVQDTYLPILSKGLPRLQINTRPFSSVARPTEATRRDRTMWGMTCRLVFRP
- the skp2 gene encoding S-phase kinase-associated protein 2 isoform X1, with translation MSHERSLQEFPCLNENLEGSMLSLSQKRKWKKRQYFGECLDTETTPHELIQQWSPPHKQRVVCKGKENEDNQLVLARRPRTRMEFSGLSWDSLPDELLLGILSCLPLQDLLRMSRVCKRWHRLAFDESLWHSVDLVGKAQLDQALGQMLTVGVLGLRCPHTCIGEPCFTHTQHLHVHHMDLSSCTVTTPVLDDIISRCRLLENLSLEGLELSDNIVHSLSQNTELVRLNLCGCSGFSPDSLSQILKSCLRLEELNLSWCDFSTDHVKAVVSNIPSNITQLNLSGYRQNLTMEDVKDLVERCPNLVNLDLSDSVLMTSSSFPILQQLQSLRHLALSRCYQIHPAALADFEKFPELQTLEVYGLVQDTYLPILSKGLPRLQINTRPFSSVARPTEATRRDRTMWGMTCRLVFRP